The proteins below come from a single Zhouia spongiae genomic window:
- a CDS encoding SusC/RagA family TonB-linked outer membrane protein, producing the protein MKRLNVLMFLSLLLTTYVSLAQQVKLKGKVSDSSSPLPGATVMEKGTSNAVSTDFDGNFELTTTGSNPVLVVSYVGYKTKEYKVGNNSFINAVLEMDTQSLEEVVVVGYGKKKKVNLSGAVTQIEDEYFQSRPITNAGAALQGAIGNLNVNVSSGQPGATPDFNIRGYESISGGSPLIVVDGVPTSAQDFTLINPNDIASVSVLKDAASAAIYGSRASFGVILITTKEAASDKLKLNVNSNFSIRTVTNLPEVVTDPYLVAQYKDVMASPLYDLYSDNALEYARQVSNDPSLPTVRLDDRNPNNWQYFAQTDWFDEVYNSFSSTQNYNISLSQKTEKGSFLLAAETFRQEGMLKYNNDIYKRYNLRSKLNFNVTDWLAVGNNSWFNTNEYDEPTANAWLFFHNVNRQPTLTPLFNPDGSPTSGYANTIGALETGNKITKERTFFTKFDVKLDLIKDRLFINADASYRRKNKTNDTYQVPLEYKSGPNNVSTTRNNSYASFYSLDQEQDNYNIYATFTDTFNEKHYLNAVAGYNQEEFYSDYKDAYKNDLISEELPTVNLATGTSNTSQEVYSWATQGLFYRLNYIYNDKYIIEANGRYDGSSRFPKKDRWAFNPSVSASWIVSKENFFNDDTFFNLLKLRGSYGSLGNQSIDSDNKIYASYPYIPALSTQQTSAILGGERPTSVISPGLVSSTLTWETVTSLNAGIDLGLFSNKLNVGFDWYRRYTKDMLTQGKDLPSVLGTSEPLENAADLVTKGWELEMSWKDQFKLGRDNFRYNVRFNLADNRTFIEKFDNPAGSLSKYYVGREIGEIWGLTTLGFFESNEDVLNSPDQTAVASRPSQRPVEAGDVKFADLNGDGEINGGEWTLENHGDYKIIGNSTPRYTFGLDLNANWNNFDLRMFFQGVGKRDWYPGAGNHYFWGIYAQPWASLTEKNLDHWTPENQNAYFPRPKSYVAETNKELGIPQTKYLQDASYIRMKNITLGYTVPKDAFKNTSISNIRIYLSGENLFEITNLYKYLDPEILGSTSAYPFQKTYSIGASLNF; encoded by the coding sequence ATGAAAAGACTAAACGTTTTAATGTTTTTAAGCTTGTTATTGACAACCTATGTGTCTTTAGCACAGCAAGTAAAGCTCAAAGGAAAGGTCTCAGACAGTTCCTCTCCCCTTCCGGGTGCTACCGTGATGGAGAAAGGGACGTCTAATGCCGTTTCAACAGATTTTGACGGAAATTTTGAGCTGACTACGACCGGCTCAAATCCTGTTCTTGTAGTATCCTATGTAGGGTATAAGACCAAAGAATATAAGGTAGGCAACAACAGTTTCATTAATGCCGTCCTGGAAATGGACACCCAATCGCTGGAAGAAGTTGTAGTTGTTGGCTACGGAAAGAAAAAGAAGGTTAACTTGTCAGGAGCCGTAACCCAGATCGAAGATGAGTATTTCCAGAGCAGGCCTATTACTAATGCAGGTGCAGCATTACAAGGTGCTATCGGAAATTTAAATGTAAATGTCTCAAGTGGTCAACCTGGTGCAACCCCTGACTTTAATATCAGAGGTTATGAATCCATCTCCGGAGGAAGTCCTTTAATCGTCGTAGACGGGGTTCCTACATCGGCACAGGACTTTACGCTGATAAACCCTAACGATATTGCATCGGTTTCTGTGCTTAAGGATGCTGCTTCTGCTGCTATTTACGGATCAAGAGCTTCATTCGGAGTGATCTTGATTACAACCAAGGAAGCTGCTTCAGATAAATTGAAACTGAATGTTAATTCGAATTTCAGTATCAGAACTGTCACAAACCTTCCTGAGGTCGTAACAGACCCATATTTGGTAGCACAATATAAAGACGTTATGGCATCACCGCTTTACGATTTATATTCCGACAACGCTCTTGAATATGCCCGGCAAGTATCTAACGACCCGAGCTTACCAACGGTAAGACTGGATGACAGAAACCCGAATAACTGGCAGTACTTTGCCCAGACTGACTGGTTTGATGAAGTTTACAATAGTTTTTCAAGTACTCAGAATTATAATATTAGCTTATCGCAAAAAACAGAAAAAGGGAGTTTCTTGCTCGCTGCTGAAACCTTCAGACAAGAAGGAATGTTAAAGTACAATAACGATATCTATAAAAGGTATAACCTGAGATCTAAACTTAACTTTAATGTGACTGACTGGTTAGCTGTCGGGAATAACAGCTGGTTCAACACTAATGAATACGACGAACCAACGGCCAATGCCTGGTTATTTTTTCACAATGTGAACAGGCAACCTACCTTAACGCCATTATTCAATCCGGACGGAAGCCCGACTTCTGGTTACGCCAATACCATTGGAGCGTTGGAAACTGGTAATAAAATCACCAAGGAAAGAACTTTCTTTACAAAATTCGATGTAAAACTAGATCTGATAAAAGACAGGCTTTTTATAAATGCCGATGCCAGTTATCGAAGAAAAAACAAAACAAACGATACTTATCAGGTGCCTCTGGAATACAAATCCGGACCTAACAATGTCAGCACGACAAGAAATAATAGTTATGCTTCTTTCTATTCTTTAGACCAGGAACAGGATAATTATAATATTTATGCTACGTTTACAGATACCTTCAACGAAAAACATTATCTAAATGCAGTAGCAGGTTACAATCAGGAAGAATTCTACAGCGACTATAAAGACGCTTACAAAAACGACCTGATCTCAGAAGAGTTACCTACTGTAAATTTAGCTACAGGAACATCCAACACCAGCCAGGAGGTATATTCCTGGGCTACTCAGGGACTATTCTACAGGCTTAACTACATTTATAACGATAAATACATCATCGAGGCGAATGGCCGCTATGACGGTAGTTCAAGATTCCCGAAAAAAGACCGATGGGCGTTTAACCCTTCCGTTTCTGCCAGCTGGATCGTTTCAAAAGAAAATTTCTTTAATGACGACACCTTTTTCAACCTGTTAAAATTGAGAGGGTCATACGGATCTTTAGGAAACCAAAGTATCGATTCGGATAATAAAATATACGCCTCTTACCCATACATTCCGGCGCTTTCAACCCAGCAGACATCTGCCATTTTGGGAGGTGAACGTCCAACTTCCGTGATCAGTCCGGGACTGGTTTCTTCAACATTAACATGGGAAACTGTAACCTCTTTAAATGCCGGTATAGATCTGGGACTTTTTTCAAATAAACTCAATGTTGGTTTTGATTGGTATAGAAGATACACCAAAGATATGCTTACACAGGGTAAGGATCTTCCTTCTGTTCTGGGTACCAGCGAACCTTTGGAAAATGCTGCTGACCTTGTTACCAAAGGTTGGGAATTAGAAATGAGCTGGAAAGACCAGTTCAAATTAGGGCGTGACAATTTCAGGTACAATGTTCGTTTTAACCTTGCAGACAACAGAACATTCATTGAGAAATTTGATAACCCTGCCGGGTCATTGAGCAAGTATTATGTTGGAAGAGAAATTGGTGAGATTTGGGGATTAACTACTTTAGGCTTCTTTGAAAGCAATGAAGATGTTTTAAACTCTCCTGATCAGACTGCGGTTGCATCGCGTCCGAGTCAACGTCCTGTTGAAGCGGGAGACGTAAAATTTGCCGATTTAAACGGCGATGGTGAAATAAACGGCGGGGAATGGACTTTAGAGAACCACGGCGATTACAAAATCATTGGAAACTCCACACCTCGTTATACTTTCGGGCTTGATCTCAATGCCAATTGGAATAATTTCGATTTAAGGATGTTCTTCCAGGGAGTTGGAAAAAGGGATTGGTACCCGGGAGCTGGAAATCACTATTTCTGGGGTATTTATGCACAACCATGGGCCAGTTTAACTGAAAAGAACCTGGATCACTGGACTCCTGAAAATCAGAACGCCTATTTTCCTAGGCCTAAATCATATGTAGCAGAAACAAATAAAGAACTTGGAATTCCGCAAACCAAATATTTACAGGATGCTTCATACATCAGAATGAAAAACATCACACTTGGTTATACAGTTCCAAAAGATGCTTTTAAAAACACATCCATAAGCAACATCCGTATATACCTGAGTGGTGAAAATTTATTCGAAATCACAAACCTTTACAAATATCTCGACCCTGAAATATTAGGATCTACTTCAGCTTATCCGTTCCAGAAGACATATTCTATAGGTGCATCATTAAATTTTTAA
- a CDS encoding RagB/SusD family nutrient uptake outer membrane protein codes for MKKIVLYISAVTLLLQGCEDDFLDRIPETDITGENFFNNPKDLETYTNEFYDYLGASTSDYSTDNMAQYSQGSELEDKLRGTISPETVGGGWSWGQLRNINYFLVNYQKAEGDQTEINHYVGIAKYFRARFYIDKIKRFGSAPWYSKPVETGDEDLLYQANDPRELVVDSIMADLEFAVKHVKEDSDKTRLSKWVALAELSRFSLYEGTFRKYHNEINIGNADRFLKRAVSAADEIINSGSFSLYSTGNPTEDYRNLFAMESQSGNPEAIMYLDYDSSERTNQNGVVFDYYWGLSKSLADSYLMDNGTSFTTLTGNDQKAIIEIFENRDPRMAQTIMAPGYTRPGSPSPFVTRLSYGGYNQVKFWPKEENKLGWQRSYNDLMVYRFGEVLLNYAEAKAELETITQADIDKSINKLRERAGMPSLNMAAANTSIDPVLADQYPNVGGDNQGLMLELRRERRVELACEGFREQDMYRWKAGSTLAKPQFGIFIPELGEHDVTGDGVPDIAVLNSPEETSPIDDVPDAIKSTLAIYYLNEQGTPTDLYLSGGSQGFVGFNQDHNVPKSFIEPQYYYYPIPLNELVLNPNLQQPPGW; via the coding sequence ATGAAAAAGATAGTATTATATATATCCGCTGTAACTTTATTATTACAGGGGTGCGAGGATGACTTCCTGGATCGAATCCCGGAAACAGACATTACCGGAGAAAACTTTTTTAACAACCCAAAGGACCTCGAAACCTATACAAACGAGTTTTATGACTATTTGGGTGCCAGTACCAGTGATTATTCTACAGACAACATGGCCCAGTATTCTCAGGGAAGTGAACTCGAGGACAAGCTAAGGGGTACCATTTCGCCGGAAACTGTTGGTGGTGGATGGAGTTGGGGCCAACTGAGAAACATTAACTACTTTTTGGTCAATTATCAGAAAGCGGAAGGTGATCAAACTGAAATCAACCATTATGTAGGTATCGCAAAATATTTTAGAGCAAGGTTTTACATCGATAAAATTAAACGGTTCGGTAGTGCTCCATGGTATTCGAAACCTGTTGAAACAGGAGATGAAGATTTATTATATCAGGCTAATGATCCCAGAGAACTTGTTGTCGATTCTATCATGGCAGACCTTGAGTTTGCTGTAAAACATGTAAAAGAAGACTCAGACAAAACACGGTTAAGCAAATGGGTTGCCCTCGCAGAATTATCAAGATTCAGTCTTTACGAAGGGACGTTCAGAAAATATCATAATGAAATCAATATTGGTAATGCTGACCGTTTTTTAAAAAGGGCTGTCTCGGCTGCCGATGAAATCATAAATAGCGGAAGTTTTAGCCTGTACAGTACAGGTAATCCTACAGAAGATTACAGAAACCTGTTTGCCATGGAAAGCCAAAGCGGCAACCCTGAAGCGATTATGTATTTAGATTATGATTCCAGCGAACGTACCAACCAAAACGGAGTTGTTTTTGATTATTATTGGGGGTTAAGCAAATCGCTGGCAGATTCTTACCTGATGGATAACGGTACGTCTTTTACAACCCTTACAGGTAATGATCAAAAAGCCATCATCGAAATATTTGAAAACAGGGATCCACGAATGGCTCAAACAATTATGGCACCGGGATATACCCGCCCCGGCTCACCTTCTCCTTTTGTCACCAGATTGTCATACGGCGGATATAACCAGGTAAAGTTTTGGCCGAAGGAAGAAAATAAATTAGGCTGGCAACGCTCTTATAACGACCTCATGGTGTACCGTTTCGGTGAAGTATTGCTAAATTATGCCGAGGCAAAAGCAGAATTGGAAACAATTACCCAGGCAGATATCGACAAAAGCATCAACAAACTCAGAGAGCGAGCAGGCATGCCTTCTTTAAATATGGCTGCTGCAAATACATCTATAGACCCGGTATTAGCAGATCAGTACCCGAACGTAGGGGGAGACAATCAGGGACTCATGCTGGAACTAAGAAGGGAAAGACGTGTAGAACTGGCTTGTGAAGGGTTCAGGGAACAAGACATGTACAGATGGAAAGCAGGTTCTACCTTGGCAAAACCACAATTTGGCATTTTCATTCCCGAACTTGGTGAACACGATGTAACAGGCGATGGTGTGCCGGACATAGCTGTATTAAATTCACCTGAAGAGACATCGCCTATCGATGATGTTCCGGATGCAATAAAAAGTACGTTAGCCATATACTACTTAAATGAACAAGGAACCCCTACCGATCTGTACCTAAGCGGTGGATCCCAGGGTTTTGTTGGTTTTAATCAAGATCATAATGTTCCGAAATCGTTTATAGAGCCTCAATATTATTATTATCCGATCCCGTTAAATGAATTGGTTTTAAACCCTAACCTGCAACAACCTCCAGGTTGGTAA
- a CDS encoding PQQ-binding-like beta-propeller repeat protein: MNKLSCYICFILINIIFFTANAQTQGSVYHDDNGNGKKDKKEKGIEGAIISNGLHVVKTNKKGEFLLPAWEKARFVTLYPTANQSVKTRYIRIEEHIHNYDFAVEKKEIKEEVSFIQISDTETYEYKEWLNDLKRYSENTKPDFIVHTGDICYESGMEWHAKEVTTQTIGVPVYYCLGNHDLVKGAYGEEFFENSFGPAWYAFEEGNALYVITPMMGGDFAPGFTREEIGEWLQNLLDTYPEKLPKYFFNHDLLTNSENFDFKIDENNSIRLNDYNLKAWLFGHWHINMTKTHGLSDIKSYSTATAAKGGIDHSPSSFRVINVDKKGNSSSNLKWTFTNNIIQIVSPHRDKAFKNGEGNIDISINVYSSQADVDSVTYNIFDEKGLNWSSAREKKTRLMAKNSDWNWSAQFSPEPGSKSYTVAVEAHLNNGEVLYRKSTFSIGGTTSNGETGASWYNLGGNPEHDAVSPYSHSGGYELAWVKNIKGNIYMSSPVLYKDNVLTASFDDNNATDNYIVCYNASTGKKRWSYQTKNSIKNQMVISEGIIIATDVQGFVYALDIETGKIVWEKDLNYNRLPALISGAVANDNVVYTGFGNTLSAIDTRTGKTLWINQEWNGGQGSTPTMTIAGNILITSSNWGALYGHEIKTGKLAWKRGDSGLRFRNGNVLYKENTLWVAENDGNDGTVHLLDPETGKTIKTINTYMNNKSTTTPVVTDTNIFVAGSDPGIASIDRKTGKKIWEYEVLPAIFYTPQYFSDQQRSIESTPILAGDELIFGAMDGWVYKLNASTGALTWKKYLGAPVLTTAAVTKNGFYICDFAGNIYYFRNK, from the coding sequence ATGAATAAGTTATCCTGTTACATCTGTTTTATACTTATAAACATCATTTTCTTTACTGCAAACGCTCAAACTCAGGGTAGCGTTTATCATGATGATAATGGAAATGGTAAAAAAGATAAAAAGGAAAAAGGCATAGAAGGTGCTATTATATCTAACGGCCTTCATGTGGTAAAAACTAATAAAAAGGGAGAATTTTTGTTACCTGCATGGGAAAAAGCCCGCTTTGTAACCCTATACCCTACTGCTAACCAATCAGTAAAAACACGTTACATCCGTATAGAAGAGCATATTCATAATTACGATTTTGCTGTAGAAAAAAAAGAAATAAAAGAAGAAGTCAGTTTTATTCAAATATCAGACACCGAAACCTACGAGTATAAAGAATGGTTAAATGATCTTAAAAGATATTCAGAGAATACAAAGCCTGACTTTATAGTACATACAGGAGACATCTGTTATGAATCAGGAATGGAATGGCATGCAAAAGAAGTTACTACCCAAACCATTGGAGTACCCGTTTATTATTGTCTTGGCAACCACGATCTTGTAAAGGGGGCTTACGGAGAAGAATTCTTTGAAAACAGTTTCGGGCCGGCATGGTATGCCTTCGAAGAAGGAAATGCATTGTATGTAATTACTCCAATGATGGGAGGAGATTTTGCTCCTGGTTTTACCCGCGAGGAGATTGGAGAATGGCTTCAAAATTTACTGGACACGTACCCGGAAAAACTGCCTAAATACTTTTTTAACCACGACCTGCTTACCAATAGTGAGAACTTCGATTTTAAAATCGATGAAAATAACTCTATCCGTTTAAATGACTACAACCTCAAGGCATGGCTTTTTGGTCATTGGCATATAAACATGACCAAAACCCACGGCCTGTCTGATATTAAATCCTATTCTACTGCCACAGCTGCAAAAGGAGGGATCGATCATTCTCCGTCATCATTCCGTGTCATAAACGTAGATAAAAAAGGAAATAGTTCCTCGAACTTAAAATGGACATTCACAAACAATATTATACAGATTGTTTCACCACATCGGGATAAAGCTTTTAAAAATGGAGAAGGAAACATTGATATTTCTATTAATGTATATAGTTCACAGGCAGATGTAGATAGCGTTACTTACAATATATTCGATGAAAAAGGTTTAAACTGGAGTTCAGCCAGAGAGAAAAAAACAAGGCTTATGGCTAAAAATTCAGACTGGAACTGGTCTGCTCAATTTTCACCGGAACCAGGATCTAAGTCCTATACAGTAGCTGTTGAAGCTCACTTAAACAATGGAGAAGTATTATACCGAAAAAGCACATTTTCTATAGGTGGAACCACTTCAAACGGTGAAACTGGCGCGTCGTGGTATAATCTCGGGGGAAATCCTGAACACGATGCCGTGAGCCCTTACAGTCATTCCGGAGGTTACGAACTGGCATGGGTGAAAAATATTAAAGGAAATATTTATATGAGTTCTCCCGTACTGTATAAAGATAATGTGCTTACTGCCAGTTTTGATGACAATAATGCTACAGATAATTACATCGTATGTTATAATGCTTCTACCGGAAAAAAACGATGGAGCTATCAGACAAAAAATAGCATCAAAAACCAAATGGTTATTTCTGAAGGCATAATTATAGCTACCGATGTACAAGGTTTTGTATATGCTCTAGATATAGAAACAGGAAAAATTGTATGGGAAAAAGATCTCAACTACAACAGACTTCCGGCACTTATTTCCGGAGCTGTAGCCAATGACAATGTTGTTTATACCGGATTTGGCAATACCCTCTCTGCTATCGATACTAGAACCGGAAAAACATTATGGATCAACCAGGAATGGAACGGAGGTCAGGGATCGACACCTACCATGACTATTGCGGGTAATATTCTTATTACATCATCAAACTGGGGTGCCCTTTACGGACATGAAATAAAAACCGGAAAACTTGCCTGGAAAAGAGGTGATAGCGGATTACGTTTTAGAAACGGAAATGTTCTATACAAAGAGAACACTTTATGGGTTGCCGAAAACGATGGCAACGATGGAACCGTTCATTTATTAGATCCAGAGACGGGAAAAACGATCAAAACCATTAATACATATATGAACAATAAAAGTACAACGACCCCTGTTGTAACAGATACGAACATTTTTGTGGCCGGATCCGATCCGGGAATTGCTTCGATAGACCGAAAAACCGGAAAAAAAATATGGGAATACGAAGTGCTTCCTGCTATATTTTACACTCCTCAGTACTTTTCCGATCAACAGCGTAGTATCGAATCTACACCTATTTTAGCCGGTGATGAATTAATTTTTGGAGCGATGGACGGCTGGGTATACAAATTAAATGCTTCAACAGGCGCCCTTACATGGAAAAAATATCTTGGCGCACCTGTATTAACTACAGCCGCCGTAACAAAGAACGGTTTTTATATATGCGATTTCGCCGGAAATATTTATTACTTCAGGAATAAATAA
- a CDS encoding TIGR03364 family FAD-dependent oxidoreductase, with the protein MQKQYDLIVIGGGVLGTFHAYHALLKGLRVALIEKDIQPMGATVRNFGQVVPSGMDSKWQAYGRRSLEIYKNIQSEHDISARLNGTVYIASNEEELQLLEELYSINQRNSYASSLLTKEECLKKYPGLQNDYVVAGLFFPEEITVESRVMISRLQKYLVDKFSLEIIYNLNVLHCEPLNGRVEVMTSLHKTLWASKVIICNGNDFKTLYPEVFNASDLEVCKLQMMQTKPQKNYRLPGSILTGWTIRRYESFSECPSYKEIKAREPETSYQKKWGVHILFKQAADGSVIIGDSHEYADAENADSLGFDLNMELDNFMIEEAKKIIALPDYEIAQRWYGTYSQCKHNDIFTHNVNDNIHIVTGIGGKGMTGSAGFAEDNIESIYN; encoded by the coding sequence ATGCAAAAACAATATGACTTAATAGTAATAGGCGGCGGGGTCTTAGGTACATTTCACGCTTATCATGCCCTTTTAAAAGGCTTAAGAGTAGCTTTGATCGAAAAAGACATACAGCCGATGGGCGCAACGGTCAGAAACTTTGGTCAGGTAGTACCATCTGGTATGGATAGTAAATGGCAGGCATACGGAAGGCGCAGCCTTGAAATATATAAGAACATTCAATCTGAACATGATATTTCTGCGAGGCTGAACGGTACGGTATATATCGCTTCAAATGAAGAAGAACTTCAGCTCCTAGAAGAACTTTACAGTATCAACCAAAGAAACAGCTATGCTTCCTCACTGCTTACTAAAGAAGAATGCTTAAAAAAATACCCGGGCTTACAAAATGACTATGTAGTGGCAGGGTTATTCTTTCCGGAAGAAATTACCGTAGAATCAAGGGTCATGATTTCCCGACTGCAAAAATACCTGGTTGATAAATTTAGCCTGGAAATAATTTATAATCTTAACGTCTTGCATTGTGAACCGCTGAATGGTCGTGTAGAAGTGATGACCTCCCTTCATAAAACGCTGTGGGCCTCCAAGGTCATTATATGCAATGGCAATGATTTTAAAACCTTGTATCCCGAGGTTTTTAATGCCAGCGACCTTGAGGTATGCAAACTCCAGATGATGCAAACAAAGCCTCAGAAAAATTACCGTTTGCCCGGGTCTATCCTTACGGGATGGACTATCAGGAGGTATGAAAGTTTTTCTGAGTGTCCTTCTTATAAGGAGATCAAAGCCAGGGAACCTGAAACTTCATATCAGAAAAAATGGGGAGTGCACATCCTTTTTAAACAAGCTGCCGACGGTTCCGTAATTATTGGTGATTCTCATGAATATGCAGACGCTGAAAATGCCGATTCATTAGGTTTCGACCTGAACATGGAACTGGACAATTTTATGATCGAGGAAGCAAAAAAGATTATAGCATTACCTGATTATGAAATCGCACAACGATGGTATGGAACTTATTCACAATGCAAGCATAACGATATCTTTACCCACAATGTAAACGACAATATTCATATCGTAACAGGAATAGGCGGTAAAGGAATGACCGGAAGTGCCGGATTTGCCGAAGATAATATTGAATCAATATATAATTAA
- a CDS encoding phosphonatase-like hydrolase: MKDQKIELVVFDMAGTTVDEDNVVYKTLRNAINKAGYDYSLNFVLEHGAGKEKKQAIIDILAQDDINDIPLAEAIFSDFKVMLKKAYDELAVTTYKDTEQLFCNLKDKGIKVALNTGYDAKTANLLIDKLGWKVGEHIDMLVTASDVEHGRPGPDMINLVMENLGIKDSSSVIKVGDSIIDIEEGKNANCGYSIGVTTGAHTREQLQTANPDYIFDSLKELESIL, from the coding sequence ATGAAGGATCAAAAAATTGAGCTTGTTGTTTTTGATATGGCAGGAACAACAGTAGATGAAGACAATGTAGTATACAAAACATTAAGAAATGCTATTAATAAAGCGGGGTACGATTACTCTTTAAACTTTGTTCTGGAACACGGGGCAGGAAAAGAAAAAAAGCAAGCTATAATAGACATTCTGGCACAGGATGACATAAATGACATTCCCCTGGCTGAGGCTATTTTTTCTGATTTTAAAGTAATGTTGAAAAAAGCTTACGATGAGCTGGCCGTTACCACCTATAAAGATACCGAACAGCTTTTCTGCAATCTAAAGGATAAAGGTATCAAGGTAGCACTAAATACCGGCTACGATGCTAAAACAGCCAACCTGCTTATCGACAAACTGGGCTGGAAAGTTGGAGAGCATATAGACATGCTGGTTACCGCTTCCGATGTTGAACATGGCCGTCCGGGACCTGATATGATCAACCTCGTTATGGAAAATCTTGGTATCAAGGACTCATCCTCTGTAATAAAAGTGGGGGATTCTATAATTGATATTGAGGAAGGTAAAAATGCAAATTGCGGATATTCAATAGGTGTTACTACCGGGGCGCATACAAGAGAACAACTTCAGACGGCAAATCCGGATTATATTTTCGACTCTTTAAAAGAACTGGAGTCGATCCTTTAA
- a CDS encoding helix-turn-helix domain-containing protein, producing the protein MKDYIIGIGKRIKEIRKDNKKTISDIASRADVSNGLISRIENGRTIPSLPVLFNIIKALEVEVTDFFLGMPNSNGASYILTRSSDFSVIEKEDDAEGFLYKYIFSKQLSSMGFEAVLLEVSPGSKRGKVITEAFEFKYMLSGSCKYIIGDDEVTVNEGDAIFFDGRIPHVPVNESKGKAKMLVMYFYI; encoded by the coding sequence ATGAAAGATTATATAATAGGAATTGGAAAACGTATTAAGGAGATACGAAAAGATAATAAAAAGACTATAAGTGATATAGCTTCGAGAGCAGATGTAAGTAATGGTCTTATATCGAGAATCGAAAACGGCAGAACGATTCCTTCGCTACCGGTATTATTTAATATCATAAAGGCATTGGAGGTTGAAGTGACCGACTTTTTTCTCGGAATGCCTAATTCTAACGGAGCTTCTTATATACTAACAAGATCATCGGACTTTTCGGTTATCGAAAAGGAAGACGATGCTGAAGGGTTTCTCTATAAATATATTTTCAGTAAACAATTGTCGTCGATGGGCTTTGAGGCCGTATTATTGGAAGTATCCCCTGGTTCTAAACGGGGTAAAGTCATTACGGAAGCTTTTGAGTTTAAATACATGTTAAGTGGAAGCTGTAAATATATTATAGGAGACGATGAAGTAACGGTTAATGAGGGCGATGCCATATTTTTTGATGGACGGATACCGCATGTACCGGTAAATGAAAGTAAGGGCAAAGCTAAAATGCTGGTCATGTACTTTTATATATAA
- a CDS encoding SGNH/GDSL hydrolase family protein: MNIIKHKHSCLRGIAFAVFLSSFIINAQEAKAYRWLDAKKMNVYGRLVDKEREDFNRLPASMETEVREPVWRLSQHAAGLYLKFETDAQQILVNYKVKGAKSMNHMPATGVSGVDLYAVDDGKFKWVRGHYNFQDTISFTYSDLDKIRKQREFCLYLPLYTKIEWLKIGVPHANTIKELRETRREKNPVVVYGTSIAQGACASRPGMAWTSIVSRKLNKTVVNLGFSGNGLLEKPLLEYMRNFDASVFVLDCMPNFTKDDLGPVQAEERLVEAVGILRQKHSKTPILFVEHGGYSDGDIQYNRKRMFTRLNVAVKKAYQRLKEEGDQNLYLLTKEDIGLGIDSFVDGTHPNDYGMIQYAEAYNHILSEIIKN; encoded by the coding sequence TTTCTAAGCTCATTTATCATCAATGCTCAGGAGGCAAAAGCATACCGTTGGCTGGATGCAAAAAAAATGAATGTCTACGGAAGATTGGTCGATAAAGAAAGAGAAGATTTTAACCGGTTGCCGGCTTCTATGGAAACGGAGGTAAGAGAACCGGTTTGGAGACTATCCCAACATGCAGCCGGTTTATACCTTAAATTTGAGACTGATGCGCAACAGATTCTTGTTAATTATAAGGTAAAGGGAGCTAAGAGTATGAACCATATGCCGGCTACCGGTGTCAGCGGGGTAGATCTTTATGCTGTTGATGATGGTAAATTTAAATGGGTACGTGGGCATTATAACTTTCAGGACACAATATCTTTTACTTATTCAGATCTGGACAAAATTCGGAAACAAAGGGAATTCTGCTTGTACCTCCCCTTGTATACTAAAATCGAATGGCTGAAAATTGGAGTTCCTCACGCTAATACGATAAAAGAACTGAGAGAAACCCGACGGGAAAAGAACCCGGTTGTGGTATATGGAACTTCGATAGCGCAAGGCGCATGTGCTTCACGGCCCGGAATGGCCTGGACCAGTATCGTGTCGCGCAAGTTAAATAAAACGGTGGTTAATTTAGGGTTTTCAGGTAATGGTCTGCTGGAAAAACCATTACTGGAGTACATGAGAAACTTTGATGCCTCTGTTTTTGTTTTAGATTGTATGCCAAACTTTACTAAAGATGATTTAGGTCCTGTGCAGGCCGAGGAAAGATTGGTAGAAGCAGTTGGAATCCTGAGGCAAAAACATAGTAAAACCCCCATTTTATTCGTTGAACATGGAGGATATTCGGATGGAGATATTCAATATAACCGGAAAAGAATGTTTACCCGATTAAATGTAGCGGTAAAAAAAGCATACCAACGTTTGAAGGAGGAGGGAGATCAGAATTTATACCTGTTAACCAAAGAAGATATAGGTTTGGGTATTGATTCTTTTGTTGATGGTACGCATCCGAATGATTATGGAATGATACAGTATGCAGAAGCCTATAACCATATTTTGTCTGAAATAATAAAGAATTGA